The Vibrio penaeicida sequence AGTGATTGTCTTATAAGCGTTGTATGCCATTAGGAACATACCAGCCAAGAAGATGAAACCACCAAGGAAACGAACAAAGTAGAACGGGTAAGACTGCTCTACAGATTCAACGAAACTGTAAGTCAATGTACCGTCGGAGTTAACTGCACGCCACATCAGACCTTGCATAACACCAGAAATCCACATCGCTACGATATAGAGAACCGTACCAATTGTTGCCAACCAGAAATGCGTGTTGATCAAGCTAACAGAGTACATACGCTCTTGACCGAACAGTTTAGGGATTAGGTGATAAACGGAACCAATAGATACCATTGCAACCCAACCTAATGCACCGGAGTGTACGTGACCGATAGTCCAATCGGTGTAGTGAGACAACGCATTAACCGTTTTGATTGACATCATCGGTCCTTCGAACGTTGACATGCCGTAGAAAGACAATGAAACAATCAAGAATCGAAGAATAGGGTCATGACGGAGTTTATGCCATGCACCAGAAAGCGTCATGATACCGTTGATCATGCCACCCCAAGACGGAGCAAACAAAACCAAAGACATCACCATACCTAAAGACTGAGTCCAGTCAGGTAGGGCAGTGTAATGCAAGTGGTGGGGACCAGCCCAGATATAGAGGGAAACTAACGCCCAGAAGTGAACGATAGATAAACGGTATGAATAAACTGGTCTCTCAGCTTGTTTAGGAACAAAGTAATACATCATTCCCAAGAAGCCAGCAGTAAGAAGGAACCCTACCGCGTTGTGACCGTACCACCATTGAACCATGGCATCGACGGCACCAGAGTAAATAGAATAAGATTTACCCATAGAAACTGGGATAACCATACTATTTACAATGTGAAGAACTGCTACGGTAATGATAAAGGCACCGAAGAACCAGTTCGCCACATAAATGTGAGAGGTCTTTCGCTTTATAAGCGTACCGAAGAAGACCACCGCATAAGCAACCCAAACTAGGGCAATTGCGATGTCGATAGGCCATTCTAGCTCTGCGTATTCTTTACCAGAGGTGTAACCCAAAGGTAAGGTAATTGCAGCGGCTAAAATAATTGCCTGCCATCCCCAAAAGGTGAAGGCGACAAGAGGACCACCAAATAAACGAGTTTGACACGTACGCTGCACAACGTAATAAGACGTTGCAAACAGTGCACTGGTACCAAACGCAAAAATAACCGCATTAGTATGCAGGGGACGTAAGCGACTGTACGTCAACCACGGCGTATCAAAGTTTAGCTGTGGCCAGACTAATTGAGCGGCAATCAAAACACCAACAGCCATTCCGACAATTCCCCAAAGTATGGTAACTAAGGTAAACTGACGCACGACTGTATAGTTGTAGTTTTGTTCTAGCTGCTTTTCTTGGCTCATTTGCATGCTTCCAAATTTTTTT is a genomic window containing:
- the ccoN gene encoding cytochrome-c oxidase, cbb3-type subunit I, with the protein product MSQEKQLEQNYNYTVVRQFTLVTILWGIVGMAVGVLIAAQLVWPQLNFDTPWLTYSRLRPLHTNAVIFAFGTSALFATSYYVVQRTCQTRLFGGPLVAFTFWGWQAIILAAAITLPLGYTSGKEYAELEWPIDIAIALVWVAYAVVFFGTLIKRKTSHIYVANWFFGAFIITVAVLHIVNSMVIPVSMGKSYSIYSGAVDAMVQWWYGHNAVGFLLTAGFLGMMYYFVPKQAERPVYSYRLSIVHFWALVSLYIWAGPHHLHYTALPDWTQSLGMVMSLVLFAPSWGGMINGIMTLSGAWHKLRHDPILRFLIVSLSFYGMSTFEGPMMSIKTVNALSHYTDWTIGHVHSGALGWVAMVSIGSVYHLIPKLFGQERMYSVSLINTHFWLATIGTVLYIVAMWISGVMQGLMWRAVNSDGTLTYSFVESVEQSYPFYFVRFLGGFIFLAGMFLMAYNAYKTITAPKDSLKAVAQPA